In Euphorbia lathyris chromosome 10, ddEupLath1.1, whole genome shotgun sequence, a single genomic region encodes these proteins:
- the LOC136208995 gene encoding probable glycosyltransferase STELLO1, whose product MLVQDRAGTPKSPRHNSIHHHHQNYRFSPSKSLDFSTWFAENLYKIVVCFFLVATVAAVFFLRNTGDTAAFLYFQSKSQPIDKTLHFPQINWNRITPIPDKTSPYSNFRAEKWIVVSVSDYPSDSLKKLLKIKGWQLLAIGNSKTPSDWALKGAIYLSLDQQANLGFRVVDFLPFDSYVRKSVGYLFAIQHGAKKIFDADDRGEVIGDDLGKHFDVELVGEGARQETVLQYSHHNENRTVVNPYIHFGQRSVWPRGLPLENVGEIGHEEFYTEVFGGKQFIQQGISNGLPDVDSVFYFTRKTAFEAFDIRFDEHAPKVAFPQGVMVPLNSFNTIYHSSAFWALMLPVSVSTMASDVLRGYWAQRLLWEIGGFVVVYPPTVHRYDRIEGYPFSEEKDLHVNVGRLVKFLVAWRSNKHRLFEKIMDLSYAMTEEGFWSEQDLKFTSAWLQDLISVGYQQPRLMSLELDRPRATIGHGDRREFIPRKLPSVHLGVEETGTVNYEIGNLIRWRKNFGNIVLIMFCTGPVERTALEWRLLYGRIFKTVVILSQQKNEGLAVEEGNLEHLYKQLPKIFDRFPSAEGFLFLQDNTVLNYWNLLQADKTKLWITDKVSKSWSTVSTSGNSDWFAKQAEMVKKVVESMPVHFQVNYKDTMKSDQSLTICSSEIFYVPRQLVADFADLVGLVGDLQIHQKVAISMFFVSMDSSQNFDSVLSTMVYKKKPSTANSTLYSAEVPAVHPWSVSSEQDFIKLVRMMAEGDPLLMELV is encoded by the exons ATGTTGGTCCAGGACCGTGCAGGAACCCCCAAATCACCTAGGCATAACAGTatccatcatcatcatcagaactATCGGTTTTCTCCTTCCAAATCTCTAGATTTTTCCACTTGGTTTGCTGAGAATCTGTACAAGATagttgtttgtttttttcttgtTGCCACGGTTGCCGCCGTCTTTTTTCTTCGGAATACTGGTGATACTGCCGCTTTTCTCTATTTTCAGTCTAAGTCTCAACCCATTGATAAAACCCTTCATTTTCCCCAAATCAATTGGAATCGTATCACACCCATCCCTGATAAGACTTCTCCTTATTCGAATTTTCGGGCTGAGAAATGGATCGTTGTTTCGGTCTCGGATTACCCATCGGATTCGCTGAAGAAACTTCTTAAAATCAAGGGATGGCAGTTACTGGCTATCGGGAATTCCAAGACTCCTAGTGATTGGGCATTGAAGGGTGCAATTTACTTGTCTTTGGATCAGCAAGCGAATTTGGGTTTTAGGGTCGTCGATTTTCTGCCGTTTGATTCTTATGTGAGGAAAAGTGTTGGGTATTTGTTTGCTATCCAGCATGGAGCCAAGAAGATCTTCGATGCTGATGATCGCGGGGAGGTAATAGGAGATGATTTGGGGAAGCATTTTGATGTAGAATTAGTTGGGGAAGGAGCTAGGCAAGAAACTGTATTGCAGTACAGTCACCATAACGAAAACAGGACTGTGGTGAATCCTTATATTCATTTTGGGCAGAGATCGGTTTGGCCTAGAGGGTTGCCATTGGAGAATGTTGGAGAAATTGGACATGAGGAGTTTTACACTGAGGTTTTTGGTGGGAAGCAATTTATACAGCAAGGGATATCAAATGGATTGCCTGATGTTGATTCTGTGTTTTATTTTACGAGAAAAACTGCTTTTGAAGCTTTTGATATTAGGTTTGATGAGCATGCTCCAAAAGTGGCATTTCCTCAGGGTGTAATGGTGCCTCTGAATTCTTTTAATACAATATACCATTCTTCGGCTTTCTGGGCTTTGATGCTTCCGGTTTCAGTTAGCACGATGGCCTCTGATGTGTTGAGGGGCTATTGGGCACAGAGGCTTTTGTGGGAGATTGGTGGCTTTGTTGTGGTTTACCCTCCTACAGTGCATAGATATGATAGGATAGAAGGGTACCCTTTTTCAGAGGAGAAGGATCTTCATGTAAATGTAGGGAGGTTAGTTAAGTTCTTAGTAGCATGGAGATCGAATAAACATAGGTTGTTTGAAAAGATTATGGACTTGAGTTATGCAATGACAGAAGAGGGCTTCTGGTCTGAGCAAGATTTAAAGTTCACTTCTGCTTGGCTTCAGGACTTGATTTCTGTTGGTTACCAGCAGCCTAGATTAATGTCACTAGAATTGGATCGGCCACGGGCAACTATTGGTCATGGGGATCGAAGAGAGTTTATCCCTCGTAAGTTGCCATCTGTGCACCTTGGCGTAGAGGAAACAGGCACAGTGAATTATGAAATCGGCAATTTGATTCGGTGGAGGAAGAACTTTGGAAATATTGTGCTTATTATGTTTTGCACTGGTCCTGTGGAACGGACTGCTTTAGAATGGAGATTGCTTTATGGGAGGATATTCAAAACTGTGGTTATTTTGTCACAGCAGAAGAATGAAGGACTTGCTGTTGAAGAAGGCAATTTGGAACATTTATACAA GCAACTGCCCAAGATATTTGATCGCTTTCCTAGTGCAGAAGGATTTTTATTCCTTCAGGATAATACTGTCCTTAATTATTGGAATTTACTTCAAGCAGACAAGACCAAGCTATGGATTACAGACAAG GTATCCAAATCCTGGAGTACAGTTTCAACCAGTGGAAACTCAGATTGGTTTGCAAAACAAGCAGAAATGGTTAAAAAGGTCGTTGAGTCGATGCCTGTTCACTTTCAAGTCAATTACAAGGATACTATGAAGAGTGATCAGAGCTTAACGATATGCAGTTCTGAGATATTCTACGTTCCTCGTCAGCTTGTAGCTGACTTTGCAGATCTTGTTGGTCTTGTGGGTGATCTGCAAATCCATCAGAAAGTTGCCATATCAATGTTCTTTGTTTCAATGGATTCATCTCAGAATTTTGATTCTGTGTTGAGTACAATGGTCTATAAGAAGAAGCCATCTACTGCTAATTCTACCCTTTACTCTGCTGAAGTTCCTGCTGTTCATCCATGGAGCGTATCAAGTGAACAAGATTTTATAAAGCTCGTAAGGATGATGGCAGAAGGTGACCCTCTTCTAATGGAATTGGTTTGA
- the LOC136208994 gene encoding magnesium-chelatase subunit ChlH, chloroplastic — MASLVSSPFTLPSTKPDQLLSSLSQKHYFLHSCLPKKSSKSNSKSGLNFKCTAIGNGLFTQTTQEVRRIVPENKQNLPVVKIVYVVLEAQYQSSLTAAVQSLNKTTNFASFQIVGYLVEELRDVSNYKSFCEDLEDANVFIGSLIFVEELALKVKAAVEKQRDRLDAVLVFPSMPEVMRLNKLGSFSMSQLGQSKSPFFQLFKKKKQGAGFADSMLKLVRTLPKVLKYLPSDKAQDARLYILSLQFWLGGSPDNLQNFLKMISGSYVPALKGQKIAYSDPVLFLDTGIWHPLAPCMYDDVKEYLNWYGTRRDANEKLKSPNAPIIGLVLQRSHIVTGDDGHYVAVIMELEARGAKVIPIFAGGLDFSGPVEKFLVDPVTKKPMVNSVISLTGFALVGGPARQDHPRAIEALTKLDVPYIVAVPLVFQTTEEWLNSTLGLHPIQVALQVALPELDGGMEPIVFAGRDPRTGKSHALHKRVEQLCTRAIRWAELKRKSKAEKRLAITVFSFPPDKGNVGTAAYLNVFSSIFSVLKDLKRDGYNVEGLPESSEALIEEVIHDKEAQFSSPNLNVAYKMGVREYQKLTPYAKALEENWGKPPGNLNSDGENLLVYGKQYGNVFIGVQPTFGYEGDPMRLLFSKSASPHHGFAAYYSFVEKIFQADAVLHFGTHGSLEFMPGKQVGMSDACFPDSLIGNIPNVYYYAANNPSEATIAKRRSYANTISYLTPPAENAGLYKGLKQLSELISSYQSLKDSGRGPQIVSSIISTAKQCNLDKDVELPDEGVEISAKERDLVVGKVYSKIMEIESRLLPCGLHVIGEPPSAMEAVATLVNIAALDRPEEGISSLPSILAETAGREIEDIYRSSDKGILKDVELLQQITQASRGAVSAFVQKTTNKNGQVVDVSDKLTSILGFGVNEPWVQYLSDTKFYRADRGKLRVLFQFLGECLKLVVADNELGSLKQALEGKYVEPGPGGDPIRNPKVLPTGKNIHALDPQSIPTTAALASAKVVVDRLVERQRADNGGEYPETIALVLWGTDNIKTYGESLAQVLWMVGVKPVADTFGRVNRVEPVSLEELGRPRIDVVVNCSGVFRDLFINQMNLLDSAVKMVAELDEPTDQNFVRKHALEQAEALGVSVREAATRVFSNASGSYSSNINLAVENSSWNDEKQLQDMYLSRKSFAFDSDAPGAGMLEKRKVFEMALSTAEATFQNLDSSEISLTDVSHYFDSDPTNLVQNLRKDKKKPSAYIADTTTANAQVRTLSETVRLDARTKLLNPKWYEGMMSSGYEGVREIEKRLTNTVGWSATSGQVDNWVYEEANSTFIKDEEMLNRLMSTNPNSFRKLVQTFLEANGRGYWETSEDNIEKLKELYSEVEDKIEGIDR, encoded by the exons ATGGCTTCTCTGGTGTCTTCACCATTTACTTTGCCATCTACAAAACCTGATCAACTACTTTCTTCTTTATCTCAAAAACACTACTTCCTCCACTCATGTCTCCCCAAGAAATCCTCTAAATCAAACTCAAAATCAggcttgaattttaaatgtacTGCAATTGGCAATGGTCTTTTCACACAAACCACCCAAGAAGTTCGCCGGATAGTACCAGAAAACAAACAGAATCTCCCTGTTGTGAAGATTGTATATGTAGTTCTTGAAGCTCAGTACCAATCTTCACTCACTGCTGCAGTTCAATCTTTAAACAAAACCACCAATTTTGCTTCATTTCAAATTGTGGGTTACTTAGTAGAGGAGCTTCGCGATGTATCCAATTACAAATCATTCTGCGAGGATCTTGAAGATGCAAATGTATTTATTGGGTCATTGATTTTTGTTGAGGAGTTAGCATTGAAGGTTAAAGCTGCTGTAGAGAAACAAAGAGATAGACTTGATGCTGTTTTGGTTTTCCCTTCTATGCCAGAAGTAATGAGGCTAAACAAATTGGGTTCTTTCAGTATGTCACAACTTGGACAATCAAAGAGTCCATTCTTTCAGttgttcaagaagaagaagcaagGTGCAGGTTTTGCTGACAGTATGTTAAAATTGGTAAGGACTTTGCCTAAGGTGCTCAAGTATTTGCCTAGTGATAAGGCTCAAGATGCTAGGCTTTATATCTTGAGTTTGCAGTTTTGGCTTGGTGGATCACCTGATAACTTGCAgaattttctcaaaatgatatcTGGCTCTTATGTTCCTGCATTGAAGGGCCAAAAAATTGCGTATTCTGATCCAGTATTGTTCTTGGATACTGGAATTTGGCACCCTTTAGCTCCTTGTATGTATGATGATGTGAAAGAGTATTTGAATTGGTATGGGACTAGAAGGGATGCTAATGAGAAGCTTAAGTCGCCTAATGCTCCGATTATTGGGTTGGTTTTGCAAAGAAGTCATATTGTGACAGGTGATGATGGTCATTATGTAGCTGTGATTATGGAGTTGGAGGCAAGAGGTGCTAAAGTGATACCAATTTTCGCCGGCGGGCTAGACTTTTCAGGGCCAGTTGAGAAGTTCTTGGTTGATCCTGTTACGAAGAAACCGATGGTGAATTCAGTGATATCATTGACTGGTTTTGCTCTTGTTGGAGGTCCAGCAAGGCAAGACCATCCTAGAGCAATTGAAGCTTTGACCAAGCTTGATGTGCCCTACATTGTTGCTGTGCCTTTGGTGTTTCAAACAACTGAAGAATGGTTGAATAGTACTTTGGGACTCCACCCTATTCAGGTAGCTCTCCAAGTTGCTCTtcctgagcttgatggtggaaTGGAGCCCATTGTTTTCGCTGGCCGCGACCCCAGAACAG GGAAATCACATGCTCTGCACAAGAGGGTTGAGCAGCTCTGCACCAGGGCAATCAGATGGGCTGAACTGAAGAGGAAATCAAAG GCTGAGAAAAGGTTGGCAATAACTGTATTCAGTTTCCCTCCAGACAAAGGGAATGTTGGAACAGCAGCGTACCTTAATGTCTTTTCCTCCATCTTCTCTGTCCTTAAGGACCTCAAAAGAGATGGCTATAATGTTGAAGGGTTACCGGAGAGTTCAGAAGCCTTGATTGAAGAGGTAATTCATGATAAAGAGGCTCAGTTCAGCAGTCCGAATCTGAACGTTGCCTACAAGATGGGAGTCCGGGAATACCAGAAGCTTACCCCTTATGCCAAAGCATTGGAAGAAAACTGGGGTAAACCTCCTGGTAACTTGAATTCTGATGGAGAGAATCTCTTGGTATATGGAAAACAGTACGGGAATGTCTTCATCGGAGTGCAACCCACTTTTGGTTATGAGGGTGATCCTATGAGGCTGCTGTTCTCGAAATCTGCTAGTCCTCATCATGGATTTGCAGCTTATTACTCCTTTGTGGAGAAGATTTTCCAAGCTGATGCGGTACTTCATTTTGGCACCCATGGTTCACTTGAATTCATGCCAGGAAAGCAGGTAGGCATGAGCGATGCCTGTTTTCCCGATAGCCTTATAGGGAACATTCCAAATGTTTATTACTATGCAGCTAACAATCCATCCGAAGCCACAATAGCAAAACGTCGAAGCTATGCTAACACCATTAGCTATTTGACTCCTCCAGCTGAAAATGCTGGTCTTTACAAGGGCCTCAAGCAGTTGAGTGAGCTTATCTCCTCGTACCAGTCCCTTAAAGACTCTGGCCGCGGCCCACAAATTGTGAGCTCTATCATAAGTACCGCAAAGCAATGTAATCTTGACAAGGATGTTGAACTTCCTGATGAGGGGGTGGAGATCTCCGCAAAAGAGCGTGATCTTGTGGTTGGTAAGGTATACTCCAAGATCATGGAGATTGAATCCAGGCTTTTGCCTTGCGGTCTTCATGTAATTGGAGAGCCTCCATCTGCCATGGAAGCAGTTGCAACTCTAGTCAACATTGCTGCTTTGGATCGTCCTGAAGAAGGCATTTCCTCGCTCCCATCTATTCTTGCTGAAACTGCCGGACGGGAGATAGAGGATATTTATAGATCGAGTGATAAAGGAATCTTGAAGGACGTAGAGCTCCTTCAACAAATAACTCAGGCATCACGTGGTGCCGTCTCTGCCTTCGTGCAGAAAACAACTAATAAGAATGGTCAAGTTGTGGATGTTTCCGATAAGCTGACCTCAATCCTCGGGTTTGGTGTCAATGAACCATGGGTTCAGTACCTATCAGACACAAAATTTTACCGTGCGGATAGAGGGAAACTTAGAGTATTGTTCCAGTTCCTAGGAGAGTGTTTGAAACTCGTGGTTGCAGATAATGAGTTGGGGAGTCTGAAACAAGCTTTGGAGGGAAAATATGTTGAGCCTGGTCCAGGTGGAGACCCGATTAGGAACCCAAAAGTGTTGCCAACAGGGAAGAACATTCATGCACTAGACCCACAATCTATTCCTACAACTGCAGCATTGGCGAGCGCTAAAGTTGTGGTGGATAGATTAGTTGAGAGGCAGAGGGCTGACAATGGCGGAGAGTATCCGGAGACTATTGCACTCGTATTGTGGGGAACTGATAACATCAAGACTTATGGTGAGTCACTGGCTCAGGTCTTGTGGATGGTTGGGGTCAAGCCAGTTGCTGATACATTCGGTAGAGTTAACCGAGTGGAACCAGTAAGTCTTGAAGAGCTTGGAAGGCCGAGGATTGATGTCGTTGTCAATTGTTCAGGAGTTTTCAGAGATCTCTTCATCAATCAG ATGAACCTCCTTGATAGTGCAGTGAAGATGGTGGCCGAACTTGATGAGCCAACTGACCAAAACTTTGTGCGAAAGCATGCTCTAGAACAAGCTGAAGCTCTTGGCGTCAGCGTTCGGGAAGCTGCAACTCGAGTATTTTCTAATGCTTCAGGATCTTACTCCTCAAACATCAACCTTGCAGTGGAGAATTCTTCTTGGAATGATGAGAAGCAGCTTCAAGACATGTACTTGAGCCGAAAGTCATTTGCTTTCGATTCTGATGCTCCAGGTGCAGGCATGCTGGAGAAAAGAAAAGTGTTCGAGATGGCTCTGAGCACAGCAGAAGCCACATTCCAAAACCTTGACTCCTCAGAAATCTCATTAACTGACGTGAGCCATTATTTCGATTCCGACCCTACAAACTTAGTGCAGAACTTGAGGAAGGATAAAAAGAAGCCTAGTGCATACATAGCAGACACAACAACTGCAAATGCTCAG GTGCGTACACTGTCGGAGACAGTACGGCTGGATGCAAGGACAAAATTGCTGAACCCCAAGTGGTATGAAGGAATGATGAGTAGTGGATACGAGGGTGTTCGTGAGATCGAGAAGCGACTTACAAACACAGTGGGATGGAGTGCAACCTCAGGGCAAGTTGACAATTGGGTGTATGAAGAAGCTAACTCAACTTTCATCAAAGATGAGGAGATGTTGAATAGACTAATGAGCACCAACCCAAATTCATTCAGAAAATTGGTGCAGACATTCTTAGAGGCCAATGGCCGCGGCTATTGGGAAACTTCAGAAGATAATATAGAGAAGTTGAAGGAGCTCTATTCTGAAGTTGAAGACAAGATTGAAGGCATTGATAGGTAG